The nucleotide sequence TACCTAATCACTGGATCTGATTGGGTGACTTCTCACAACTTTTAAGTGTCTATCTGGAGACAAATTGTGTTTACTATAGGCCTAGATACTGGGCCACAAAATGtcacttttattttgacttttaatgTCAAAGGCAATTCAGGGGTGTTGTTTCTATGCACATAAATGCTAGAAATGTATTGTTGAAAACACATTACCGAGACTGTGAAAAATCCTGAATTGTGGAGTTATACACAAACTgttaaacagttttttaaaatttttgtgtTCAGGTTTTTTTGGGGCGGGGCTAAAATCATGACTCGATGACGCACTGGAACCACTGAGCATGGCCCCTCCCCTAACACCATAATAAGTCaggtcaagtctgctttattgtcgaTTCTTCCACATGTACTTCCACATGTGCATGACTAGAGAGCATTAGCATCAGTGGTTCACGAGTTACTGTCATTACTGTTAGTTACAGCCTACAGTTTGTTAGCTAGCTATGCTTCACGTAAATACATATTACCTAACATGTATGGCTGTGCAAATCGAATTAAGCTCCAAGAGGGAGCATCCATTCATactcaaaacaaatatttaatattactttacatggacttaaaaaaaatacagaaatatttctATAGATTTTGTTTTAATACTTAACACTGAGATTTTGTTTTAATACGTTATACTTTTACATTGTTGCGAATTGGTGGATAATTTGTATCAGTTCATACAATTTCAAATGATCTTTTCTTATTTTAGGGAGACTAATTGCGTTTCTAATGCTAGTTGTGCTAACATTCTGTTTTATCAAAAGCATGTCTGTCTGCTATTATGACTTCAGTGATTTCAGATTTCAAAAATCTGCTTCAAAACACAAGCTGTGGTGTGTTGCATGACTTGCATGTCGGTTAGGTAATGTCTTTCTGTCTAAGCAGATGGTACCTAGCCAGAATAAGCTTTCAAGGAAACCACAAAATATGTCAATAATCACAAGTCATGAGACTAATGATAGACCAGTCAACAAAATTctagaaaacaatgtttttaatgcaattgtcagcttgattttaatatttaacagtgCAGCTATACTAGGAAAGAGGTTTGGTGATGAATCATCAGTCAGATGATTGCGTTTCTCAATCATTCTATGTAATCAATCCTTCTGTTTGCTCAAGCTAGATATACTATCAGTGAGTCACCTTATAAGAATGTTGTCAGCATACTAAAAGTATGTTTGGACGGCTTCTATCAGAAAATGTTTCTGGCATTTTTCAGTTCTTTCCAATTCCATCCTCACACCACAATGAAATAGGAATCTCCTCCATGTTGGttgattgtatttcttttttgtggaacacaaaagaagttattttgctaaatgtttttgcacctcattgactttcattgtgtggACCTCGCAAGTTAATATTTTGTGTTTGCAGAAGAATGGACATATAGGTCCACAACAACAAGAATATATTGTATATGTAATTTTGacctcctctgtgtctctcagagacaaactgttgaataaagtcattatttcttTACTGTTTTGACTGTGAACACCCAAAAAAATCAGTCATttattactcatcctcatgtcgttccaaatccataagaccttttttcatcttcagaacagaaATGAAGATATTTAGTTAATTTGATTTCCATGGACTATTGTAACAATGCCCTTACTGGCTTCCTGGGTCTTGAACATAGTAGTTATGTTGCAGTCTGTGAAGGGTCAGAAAGCACTCAGATTTCATATCTTCAagagatactccaccccaaaatgaaaatgtagtaattaatcacttacccccatgccgttccaaacccgtaaaagctatgttcatcttcgtaacacaatttaagatattttggatgaaaaccgggaggcttgtgtctgtcccatagactgccaagtaaattacacagtcaaggtccagaaaattataaaagacatcatcagaatagttcatcttccatcagtggttcaactgtaatgttatgaagcgacgagaatactttctgtatgggaagaaaacaaaaataatgacttttcacAAATTCAAAAATtactctcctctgtgtctctctgcatcacCGTAGCGCCATTTCGCAGAACAtcaatatcttaaattgtgttccgaagacgaacaaagcttttacaggtttaaGTTAGCCAAATAGACCCAGGGTTCCTTTCACCTCCAAGAATGACCTATGGGTGCAGCAGAAGTTACATAAGGTCATTACTGAAGTCACTTCATCAAATGTTAAAACATATAGGTCATCATGTGACAGGTAATATCTCTAAACctcattttcatttcactttGGTGAACCAAAACGCCAAGTATTCTGTCAAGAGCTCTACGGGTTTTTGGTCTTGGAATATTCatgattttatataaaagcaTATGTATTTGACGTCCTGTGAGGTTTGTGGTTGACATACATTCTCTCAGGCCTCAATCTGATATGAGATTCACTCAGAAATATTCATGTTGGAGTCACGCGTGAGGAGCTGTTGGTCAAGGTCAGGGCCACTGAGGGCAGAAGTAACCACACAAGGCCTAGACATGAATAATGATGAGTCTCTCTCTGTTTAACACTGAAATTGAGAAGAGGGTTTAAAAAAGAACTAAACACAGGTGAACGGTGACCTGTGGAGGTAGGCCGGACTAATGGGGACTGCACAGATGAAGGAGGTCTTGGAGAAATCGCGTCATCCCATGAGCCAGCAATGGACACTTGAGCCCTTGGTGTCACAAAGGGCCGCTATTGAGACGCCTCCCAAAACACCATTGAACCATTGAGTCGCTCACACCAAAGACTGCCATGTAAAACTTGTCTTGGTAAAAACGGAACAATCCTTTCTTTTGTGTCTTACAAAGGCGAAGTCTTTTGGGACTTAAAGTTTTGAGTCTATAAAATTGTTGAATCCCTTATAcaagattaaaaaaacatattatgagGTAGCCCTTATTGTAAGGGCTACAACATCTCTTGAATACAAAAGAGCTGTATTATGAGGCAGAGAAGCATGAGAGCCAGAGCCAATTAATTAACCTGGCTGGCAAAAGGAAAGATATCGCATAGCCAAAATATTGCTTAACATCAGAGATGCAGAGATCATATTGCACACAACATGAACCACAAACCTGGTCTCACACACCATGGTCAACAACGAACTGAAGAACATTAGGATATTATTCAACAACCTTAACAAAACCATGTTTTGCATCACATTTCTCTTTGCACCTGAAAattctgtataataataataataataataaaaaataaaataaactagatcCCTAATTGATTTTTAGCAGTTTTGACTCATATTTTTGTTGCACTATGACGACTACAATGCTAATTTAAACAGATTTCCTCTTGACTAAGATATTCCATTCAACAAAAAACAAGTTcaaaattaaaccaaatatttaaacattatatagaTTAAGGACATTTAAGGCCAACATGAAATATCTTATAATACAGCTAATTATTACACCACTGTAATACAATATTGTCAATTTCTTATGCATCATTTAACGTTGTTTTGGTACACTGAATGTACTCACAAAGTGGCTCATGCAGTCTGACTAGCACATCATTTCAAATTCATGCGTATGACGTTCGTGTCATTTTCATAAGAATTTAAATGTTGTAATATTATGTCCAAGTTATGTTTATATCTGATTAATCTAAtacaagaatgtgttttttggttTTGGGTCAACCGAAACAATATTCTTGCTAGATTTTGTCATTTCTTGTTGTTTCCGCCAAcagtatgttttaatttttaatttttagagGTTTGTTCAAATACATGAACAATTGTAAATTCTCTCATtgatttctcaccctcatgtcgttccaaacttctTAAgacaaataaagtatttttagatGAAATCCCAGTTTTCTGACCCTGCGTTGAcagttcaaggtccagaaaggtagtaaagatatcattaaaatagtccatgtgacatcattggTTCAACAGTCAATGGGCTCCAATGTTGTTTGGACTCCAACATTCtccaaaatgtctttttttttttttgtttagcaaAGAGGAAAAAATAAGTTATATGGGTTTTGAATGACACAAAGATAAGTAAATGagtacaattttcattttagggaagactatccctttaagtatgaGAAACAGCAATTGAAAACACCACAAACAGGCACACATTTAAAACTGCAAATTAACAGACAATAACAAGGcacataaatctaaataaaaatcatttattttcattaatatagtAATCAATCTACTTAGAGCAAAGAAATAAAGGTCCACCATGCCACTTTATTACTACAGTATGTAGAGGCTGCGCCAAGGTCTGAATACTGAACAGACGGAGACACAGACCAGTAAGGAGAGAGGGGGCGGGGTTCATTCTGCTCTCATTCTCCATGCCTAGTTTAAGGTGGGAGGGGCCAGTGTACTTGGGGGGTGGAGTTGAGGAtatattcttttcatttaaaacttgGGAGGGAAAGCTTTGAAATCTTCAAGCTATAGGAACAGACCTGTTATAGAAGGGCAGACCAACCTTGACAGACACAGGAAAGCTGAAATGTCTGTGTCGgtgtgagtgtatgtgagtgtgcatgtgtgtgtgtgtgtgtgtgtgtgtgtctgagagacgAGGTGTAACAGGTGCTGCTTAGATCCAACTTTCACTGTACACTTGAAGAGGTTTCAGACACGAGGGATAAAAAATTGAGGTAACAAATGCCTTCCTTTTTCCGGGtcctgaaaaacaacaacaaaagagaattttagaaaatataatttgaattacaGACAATgtaaaatgctacaaaaaaaaacaaaaaacagaactaTGGATTCTGTATAATTCATAATCATTTTTAACatgcaaagacaaaaaaaaaaaaaaaaaatctggttaaTACCAGCATCTCTATGtgaaaaataatacacaaaatacTACAATGAATATTTGAAATGCTACAGCAGTGTTGTTAATGTTAAGCAACACTACAAAAAATCATTTtcgtgaaataaaaataaattaaagctaaatcaaatgaataaaaatgaacgcagcacattataaaattaaactaaaatgaaaactgaaaatataaaaattaaatgcaatttaaaacataatagtatataaataataatacaaataacatgCGTACAGTATGGAAATagatatttgagttttaaaatctaaatttgtcAGCTTTATTAAACTGTTaatgtttttagaaaataaacttaGTTCACCTAAACTCAAAAAATAAGCATGTGCCATTAAATATTGACTGAACCAatgaataaacacataaaaaactcTAATGAAATCTTGATACCAGCTCTCATCGGGGTGTGTTGGTTCCACTTGACACTATGGTGCCGTCTGTATTAGTGTGAGACTGCTCCTTCACCACTGGATCTAAAGACACAAGCCATGTATGTTTCAGGATCTTCCCACTGCTCGTTTTGTCTGTGTACATTGTCAACAGTGAGGTAAAGCTAACTCACAGAAATAAGGGTGCTCCATGGCCTCGGTGGCGGTCAGTCTCTGCTGATGGTCGTAGCGTAGCAGCTTGTCGAGAAGGTCCAGAGCCTCTGGACTCACCAGATGCTGGTTCTCCGTCTGCACAAACTGTTCCCAGCGCTTCCGTGTCTGCCTGTGGGATACAGCAGGAGAGCTTTAATAACTGGACAAACTTATATAGTAGTAGATTGTTGTCAGTATTAGTATTAAATCAGTTGGTACTTGGTACTTTTTATGAGTGTCATTTAAGTATCATGGATATactattaaattgtttttataaataattcgattttattttttttacaatgtctatatagtttattattattattattattattatttcagttttattatattttagttatttagtaaCATCAAGTGATATATcatgtaatttaatgaaaatgagaaaggTTGCTTTGACAGATAtctgaaaaatattaattgatgtcttatttcaagtaaatatttttttgtaatagttttagtttagttatctATAACAACGTTGCTTTGCATTTCAATAACCATGTACTGACCACAAGTTGGGCCAGATATCATTAATATTACAAGTTGTTGTAATTACTGTGtattaaaaatagtttcaaaATCCATGTAAATGCCTCTATGACATCCTCTGCTGGTACTCACTGGCCAAGCAGGTCTTTGAATCGTGGATCCAGTTCAATGTGGTATTTGCGCAGGTAGCCAAATAACTCATCCGTCCCGAGAACTTTTGCGATCCGCACCAACTGGGAAGCAAATGAGATCATGGTCACATGCTTAAGACAAAGCGGTAAAAGCATAATAACATTCCTAAAACTGCATAATCTATTCCTGATGCAAAAGATATGAATATTACTCACCTGATCATAGTTGTCTTGGCCATGAAAGAAAGGCTCTTTTTGAAAGATCATACTGGCCAGCATGCAGCCCAGACTCCACATGTCCAGACTGTAATCATACATCtgtacacacaacacaacacacatttaacCCCATAAACATAGACAACCTAACAGGAAAACAGCAATATGTGACATACCAAAacttttattgaatattattcaGATTCTAAAAATGACAAACTACATGCAATGATTAAGTGTCGGGCTAACTAGCATCAAACATGCTACGTTTAAGGACATGTGCGAGAGTGATGCTCTAAATAccattattgttgtttatttcatgctaatcTGACTGTTACTGACAGCCTTTTATTCTTGTCTTTCACGATCTGAAAGATTTCTTATCTGAAGATGAGTTGAGATAGTGACGAAGATAGATTTTTTTTGGGTACTTTAACTGATCTGTAACTGGATGAACAAGTTCCCGACAAAAATCGAAGGGATGGATAAGAGAAAGTGTTTGTGTTGTCATAAAATCAAGGAATTTGATCCTGTGTGAATCGGATTTTACCTGGTAGTCCACCAACAATTCTGGACCCTTGAAATAGCGTGAAGCCACTCTGACGTTGTACTCTTGTGCGGGGTGATAGAACTCAGCGAGACCCCAGTCTATCAATCTCAGCTgcatcagacacacacaaatcaaCATCTGAAAACCACCTCGTTTGCCAAAAGAAAATGGCACCCTGATGCCCCCTGCTGGTGTATAAAGCCAGTAACTACACGACAAAGGGAACATTTGCATTCTGAATGTCTTGAATACAATACaagattaaaaaaacatcatTGCCTTTTTTAACTGGTGGTCGATCATAACATTGTGGGGTTTGACATCGCGGTGCATGATCCCCATACTGTGGCAGTAGTCCAGAGCCTGTCAgtgttgaaaaaaacaaaacaaaaaaaaacacttagcaATGCATACAAAACTCCAAACCAAGCCCAGTGAGGCACACACTTGTGAGTTTACCTTTAGTAGTTCATACATATAAAAACGTATATCGTAATCTGTCAGCTTTTGATACAGCTCCTAAACGGGAAGAAAACAAAAGATATGAAGAATAACTTAAGTCATTTcggatcatttttattattacaccaTTGCATGGATTCTGATTAGCCAAGAGACAGCTAAATGTTTTTGCAAAATAACTGATTACTACTGTATAAACAGTCTcctattaaatattgaaattaccATCCGTTAATTATTCATCAccttagacagacagacagacagatagatagacagacagatagataaccTTAATTATAAAATACCTTAAAGTCTGTGTTATTGATGCATTCAAAGACAAGCGCAGGTGTTCGAGACTGCAGAATGATTGGGGAGAAACCGCAAAACAGACAGAAAATGAGATGAACAATCAGAAAAAAGGAAGTCCTTTAATCAACTATGGTAAGCATTAACAGACACCATCAAGCTCAATCGGGAATAAAACAGGAGCACGTGGACTACGAAAGCCTCACAACTGGCTGCAACTCATTATTCAGATCTACAATCTAATTTGCTGTTCAAATAATCATCACTTTCTTCGTTTGATCTCATTTGTGTCCAGATAAATCCATTGGAATCACTCAAATAGCGGTTGCTTATGCTAGCACGGTAAATCTGTGACATTTCCAAGCTGATATTTCTCTGTGCAATTTTAATGACAAATCTGAGACATAAGAACTTCTTACAGATAATTCCAGCCTAAACCCAAATCTGCACCTGCAAGCTAGAAAAAGCAGACTGTCTCAAACGC is from Carassius auratus strain Wakin chromosome 25, ASM336829v1, whole genome shotgun sequence and encodes:
- the LOC113043054 gene encoding casein kinase II subunit alpha', giving the protein MPGPVAGSKSRVYADVNTLKSREYWDYEAHVPTWSNQEDYQLVRKLGRGKYSEVFEAISVNSNEKVVVKILKPVKKKKIKREIKILENLRGGTNIIQLMDTVKDPVSRTPALVFECINNTDFKELYQKLTDYDIRFYMYELLKALDYCHSMGIMHRDVKPHNVMIDHQLKKLRLIDWGLAEFYHPAQEYNVRVASRYFKGPELLVDYQMYDYSLDMWSLGCMLASMIFQKEPFFHGQDNYDQLVRIAKVLGTDELFGYLRKYHIELDPRFKDLLGQQTRKRWEQFVQTENQHLVSPEALDLLDKLLRYDHQQRLTATEAMEHPYFYPVVKEQSHTNTDGTIVSSGTNTPR